Proteins encoded together in one Nostoc sp. PCC 7524 window:
- a CDS encoding phage tail sheath family protein: MQTRESKIPGISLNNVVPTPEPELLTGVPVFFGLASPGVNEVKRLTLAKHFQQYFEKAEGYLADAIAGFFENGGRLCYVIALSDNTLKALKEGLEASEVLENVDLVCVPDIMRLADAEVVAMQQAVLEHCERMGDRFAILDAFNDVQKLNEQQTKLMSHNAALYAPWLKVESSPDPIPPCGHIAGIYATCDRTVGVHGAPANIPLEGVLDLSFSFTSTEQEQLHLTTGKRVNYIRSFPGRGMRVWGVRTLSPITEWQYVNVRRIFLTFGRWVNLNLADTVFEPNTFPLWVRLQRELGVYCESLWRQGALQGASPQEAFYVKCDAETNPRENRDTGKVVAEIGLAPTIPGEFIQLLLVQSSSGISLT, translated from the coding sequence ATGCAAACTAGAGAATCAAAAATACCGGGTATCTCTCTTAATAATGTTGTTCCTACACCAGAACCTGAGTTACTGACAGGGGTGCCGGTATTCTTTGGTTTGGCATCGCCTGGAGTGAACGAAGTTAAAAGGCTGACCTTAGCAAAGCATTTTCAGCAGTATTTTGAGAAAGCTGAGGGTTATTTAGCAGATGCGATCGCAGGTTTTTTTGAAAACGGAGGTCGTCTTTGTTATGTGATCGCCTTATCTGACAATACCCTGAAAGCTCTCAAAGAAGGTTTAGAGGCTAGCGAAGTCTTAGAAAATGTCGATTTGGTTTGTGTACCGGACATCATGCGGCTGGCGGATGCGGAAGTCGTGGCAATGCAGCAAGCAGTTTTAGAACATTGTGAACGCATGGGCGATCGCTTTGCAATTCTTGATGCTTTCAATGATGTACAAAAACTGAACGAGCAACAGACAAAACTCATGAGCCACAACGCTGCATTATATGCACCTTGGCTAAAAGTAGAATCTAGTCCTGATCCTATTCCCCCCTGTGGTCATATTGCCGGGATATATGCAACTTGCGATCGCACAGTCGGAGTACATGGCGCACCTGCAAATATACCCCTAGAAGGCGTATTGGATCTGAGTTTTTCCTTCACTTCTACTGAACAAGAACAGTTGCATCTCACAACTGGCAAGAGAGTCAATTATATCCGTAGCTTTCCAGGGCGAGGAATGCGAGTCTGGGGAGTGCGTACCCTCAGCCCCATCACGGAATGGCAATATGTCAACGTGCGTCGTATATTTCTCACCTTCGGACGCTGGGTGAATCTTAACTTAGCCGATACAGTGTTTGAACCTAATACTTTCCCTTTATGGGTGCGACTGCAAAGGGAATTAGGAGTTTATTGTGAATCCCTGTGGCGACAAGGTGCGCTACAAGGTGCTTCCCCCCAAGAGGCATTTTATGTCAAATGTGATGCCGAAACTAACCCAAGAGAAAATCGAGACACGGGAAAGGTAGTAGCAGAAATTGGTTTAGCCCCCACCATCCCCGGAGAATTTATCCAACTATTACTGGTGCAAAGTAGTAGCGGTATTTCACTTACTTAA
- a CDS encoding phage tail sheath family protein — translation MPTYLSPGVYVEEIASGSAPIVGVGTSIAAFIGTIKANAWSSNKTSSPSVRSVGSSTNPDEIGTGQGGTKKNYSLKTGDYPVVTTLGTYGFFVDGNPVVLDDTNPITNNDADKSATIKFKDAVTSGAKITGYYQVEVPATVTPIDPNIAQEGEIKLCTNFSEFKKFFGDFLPPTGDTEGQNTLAHAVYGFFRNGGTRCYVTWITGENKIRSVLEELEAIDEISIIVAPGNLALRDDIKDHCEKMGDRIAVLDSEKDITLSDPKEVQKLKPFNSTYAALYFPWIQVFDPASNSNIYIPPSGHIAGVYARVDGQRGVYKAPANETILGALDLRYNLSKAKQDGLNPDGINVIRKLNGNIRVWGARTLGGDANTEFKYVNIRRHFSYLRDSIDKGTQWTVFEPNTPELWAKIRRNISAFLVMEWRRGALFGTTPEEAFYVKCDAENNPPEVRDLGQVVTEIGLAVVKPAEFVIFRLSQWAGAGK, via the coding sequence ATGCCAACCTATCTCTCCCCAGGTGTTTACGTCGAAGAAATAGCTTCCGGTTCTGCGCCAATTGTGGGAGTTGGAACCAGTATTGCGGCTTTTATTGGTACAATAAAAGCTAATGCTTGGTCATCAAATAAGACTAGCAGCCCATCAGTTAGGTCTGTGGGTAGCTCGACAAATCCAGATGAAATTGGTACAGGGCAAGGTGGAACCAAAAAAAATTATTCATTAAAAACAGGAGATTACCCTGTAGTTACTACCTTGGGGACGTATGGGTTTTTCGTGGATGGAAATCCTGTAGTTTTAGATGACACAAACCCTATTACTAATAATGATGCAGATAAATCTGCAACTATAAAGTTTAAAGATGCGGTGACTTCAGGGGCAAAAATTACCGGATATTATCAAGTTGAAGTACCTGCAACAGTGACTCCTATAGACCCTAACATTGCTCAAGAAGGGGAAATTAAACTCTGTACAAACTTTAGTGAATTTAAAAAATTCTTTGGTGATTTTTTACCCCCTACTGGCGATACCGAAGGGCAAAACACCCTAGCTCATGCGGTTTATGGCTTTTTTAGAAATGGTGGAACGCGTTGTTATGTCACCTGGATAACTGGAGAAAACAAAATCCGTAGTGTTTTAGAGGAGTTGGAAGCAATTGATGAGATTAGCATCATTGTTGCACCAGGAAATCTAGCTTTGCGAGATGATATTAAAGACCATTGTGAAAAAATGGGCGATCGCATTGCAGTTCTTGATAGTGAGAAAGACATCACCCTCAGTGATCCTAAAGAGGTACAAAAGCTCAAACCCTTCAATTCTACCTATGCAGCTTTATACTTCCCGTGGATTCAAGTGTTTGATCCAGCCAGCAATAGCAATATTTATATTCCCCCAAGCGGTCATATTGCCGGAGTTTATGCACGGGTAGATGGACAAAGGGGAGTATACAAAGCCCCAGCCAATGAAACTATTTTGGGAGCCTTAGATTTAAGATACAATCTCAGCAAAGCTAAACAAGATGGTCTCAATCCCGATGGTATTAACGTGATTCGCAAGTTAAACGGGAATATCCGCGTTTGGGGTGCGCGTACTTTGGGCGGAGATGCTAATACAGAATTCAAATACGTCAATATTCGCCGCCACTTCAGTTATTTGAGAGATTCCATTGATAAAGGGACGCAATGGACTGTATTTGAACCCAATACTCCCGAACTCTGGGCAAAAATCCGCCGCAATATCAGTGCTTTTTTAGTCATGGAGTGGCGCAGAGGTGCGTTGTTCGGCACAACACCCGAAGAAGCTTTTTATGTAAAATGCGATGCTGAAAACAACCCCCCAGAAGTGCGGGATTTGGGTCAAGTTGTCACAGAGATTGGCCTAGCAGTAGTTAAACCCGCAGAATTCGTAATTTTCCGTCTCAGTCAATGGGCTGGTGCGGGGAAATAG